A stretch of DNA from Actinomycetes bacterium:
AACCGGTCGCACGTCGTCTGCGGGGAAACCGCTCTCATCCTGCCGACCCTTGGCCGCTCCGAGCGGGACGTGCAGGCGAGCGGTGAGCAGTTCGTCTCCGTCGAGGACTCGATGTCTTCCGTGCACCGTTCGCACGCACGACTCGAGCCGGCCAGCCCGCACCTGAGGTCGGAGGTTGCGATCATCTGCGGCTTGGCATCTGCGGCAACCGGCGTTCAGCCAGCGGGCACGAGCATCGACTGGACGGCGTTGACCGCGGACTATGAACACATCCGCGGGCACATCGCGCACGTCGTACCTGGCTGTGAGGCGTACGGCGAGAAGATCAGCCGACCCGGGGGCTTCGTGCTGCCGCACCCGCCGCGCGACTCCCGCACGTTCGAGACGGAGTCGAAGCGGGCTGTCTTCACCGTGAGTCTGATGGGGGTGTTGGCCGTCCCAGACGGGTACCTGCTGCTGCAGTCGATCCGTAGCCACGACCAGTTCAACACGACGATCTATGGGCACGACGACCGCTACCGGGGGATCGAGGGTGGTCGCGACGTGGTCCTCGTTCACCCCGACGACATCGCCCAGTCCGGTTTCCAGGCAGATCAGCTCGTCGACGTCGTCTCGATGTGGGAGGACCGGAGCGAACGGGTGCTAAACGGCTGCAGACTTGTGCCGTACGCGACACCGCGAGGTTGCGCTGCCGCCTACTACCCCGAGGCCAATGCGCTGGTCCCGCTGGACTCCACGGCACGAGGAAGCAACTGCCCGACGCCCAAGTCGGTCGTCGTCCGTCTGATGACCGTCGATCCCGGCCGGCGTTCGAAGGTGGGCAAGGACGGGAAGCGCGCCGGAGCGGACGCCCAGCACAAGAGCGAGGTCCAGCCGCACCACCTGAGCTAGGCCGCCGAAGCCGAAGTCGTTGGTCGACGATCCTTGGAGCCGAACATGTCAGACCGGATTGGGCGCGAGCATCCCCGCGGAAGTCGTGCCGTGCACCGACTCCAGGAATGGTCTGCGCGTACGTTCGCCACGGGGCTGGCTGCTGCCCTGAGTGTGTGCGTGCTGATCTCGGCGACGCTGACCCGGCGGGGGGACGCACTGCTGGTCTGGTTCGAGGCGGTGGCCTCGGGGGTGACCTTGGTGATGGTCTTCGTCCTCCAACACACGCAGACCCGGCAACAGGTGGCACTCCAGCTGAAGTTGGACGAGTTGCTGCGAGCACTGCCTGAAGCCGACTCGCGACTCATCCGACTGGAGTCGGCGCCGCCGGCCGAGATGGCCGTGATCGCCGATGTCGAAGGAACCGGCCGACCGGGGTCGTCCTGAGGTTCGACCCTCATCGGGACAGGGGCAGAATGCCCCCATGATCCCGGACTCGGCTCCCGACCCGAACCCCTTGGAGCAGGCCGCGCCGGATCACGAAGCGTCCGACCTTGCGATCGGGCACTGGTTCATCACGGCGGACCAGCGCCGCAACCCGGAAACCGATCTTCGCGTCTTCACCACCGGCAACCGGGTCCAGCCGCTGGTCGACGGGCGAAACTACTTTCGGCGGCTGTACGCCGAGCTCAGTGGCACTCAGGCCGGAGACCAGGTCTACTTTTTGGACTTCCGTGGCGACATGGACGAACGGCTCGACGGACCTGGGACCGAGGTGGGCCGGGTACTCGCTGATGCAGCCGAACGTGGGGTCGCCGTCTTCGGGCTCCTCTGGCGCTCCCAGCCACGTTGGCTCAAGCAGAGCGAAGAAGGCAACGCCGACTTCGTCCGCCACATCTCCGAGCACGGGGGCCAAGTGATGCTCGATGCCCGCACGCGCAAGGCGGGTAGCCACCACCAGAAGCTCGTCGTCATCCGGCATCCGGCGCGGCCCCAGGATGACGTGGCCTTCGTGGGCGGAATCGACCTCGGTTTCAGCCGCAACGACGACGGATCGCACGCGGGCGACCCGCAGCCGATGGACGAGTTCCCCGACGCGTACGGGGCGCGACCGCCCTGGCACGACATCCAGGCTGAGGTGCGCGGCCCGGCCGTCCACGACCTCGAGCACACGTTTCGTGAGCGTTGGTACGGCAGCAGCGTCCTCGACATTCCGAGCCCGATCAGACAGTTCTACGACCGCACGTACCACGCGAGCGCGATGACCGGGCTGCCGCTGCCCGAGCCCGAACCGGATGGGGGCGCTCGGCCGGATCGGCAGGCGGTCCAGGTGCTGCGAACGTATCCGGCCCGGCTGCGCCGCTACCCGTTCGCCCCGCTCGGTGAGCGGAGCATCGCGCAGGCCTACCGCCGAGCGTTCCAGCGAGCCGGACGCCTGGTCTACCTGGAGGACCAGTACCTGTGGTCGAGCGATGTGGCCGGGGTGATCGCGGACGCGTTGCGCAGGAGTCCGGAGCTCCGTGTCATCGTCGTGGTACCCCGGTACTCGGACAAGGGCGGTCGCATCGACGGAATGCCAACCAGGGTCGGCCGCGAGGACGCCGTACGGCTGTGCCGCCGGGCCGGAGGAAGCCGGTTCGCGATGTACGACCTCGAAAACGCGGGAGGGGACCCGGTTTATGTCCACGCCAAAGTCGTGGTCATCGATGACGTCTGGGCCATGATCGGGTCCGACAACCTGAACCGCCGTTCCTGGACCCACGACAGCGAGCTGTCGATCGCGGTGCTCGACGAGGATCGAGACGAACGGGAACCGCAGGATCCGGCCGGCCTCGGTGACCACGCTCGAAGCTTCGCCCGGGCGCTACGCCTCTCCTTGCTGAACGAGCACCTGGACCGCGAAGGCGAGGTCAGCGACCTGCTCGATCCAGTCAGCGCGTTCGACGCCGTCGCCCAGTCAGCTGCCGGGCTGAAGCAGTGGCACGACGGCGGCCAGGTCGGGGTGCGGCCACCTGGTCGCCTCCTTCCCGCGACGCTCGACGGCGTCAGCTCCGCGCAACGGCTGTGGGCGGTGCCGCTCTACCGCGCGTTGTACGACCCGGACGGAAGGGCCTGGCGGGACAAGCTGAGGCGACGGACCTGACGCGACGGGCCCAAGTGTGGGCGCCGCCCTGGCGGGGCACGGTAGGTCGGATGAGAGCGAGGGAGCGACGATGACCTTGGTGGCGGTGGTGGCCCATTCCGGGAAGACGCTGGGCGGAGGACTGGTAGAGCTGCGCGAGGTTCTGGCCGAGCAGGGGTACCCCGACCCGCTCTGGTTCGAGGTGGCGAAGAGCAGTAAAGCGCCGAAGGCCGCTCGCCGGGCCTTCGCCAAAGGCGCTGAGGTCGTGTTCGTGTGGGGAGGAGACGGGTCGGTTCAGCGTTGCATCGACGCACTGGCCGGTTCGACCGCAGTGATCGCCATCCTTCCGGCGGGCACGGCGAACCTGTTAGCGACCAACCTCGGCGTGCCCAAGGATCTGCACGAGGCAGTCCGCATCGGCCTGAGTGGGGAACGCCGTGCTCTGGACACCGGCTCGGTCAACGGCGAGCACTTCGCCGTGATGGCCGGCGCCGGATTCGACGCTCTCATGATCAAGGATGCCGACGGCGGCATGAAGGATCGGGTGGGACGCGTCGCCTACTTCTGGACGGGTGCACGGAACCTCAGCGCGCGACGCGTCAAGGCAACTATCGACGTGGATGGCAAGCGGTTCTTCAAGGGCAGCGCTTCGTGCGTGCTCGTGGGCAACGTGAGCAAGATCTTGGGCGGGATCGAGGCCTTCACCGGCGCACGTCCCGACGACGGGCTGCTCGAGCTCGGCGTCGTCACTGCGAAGAACCCGGCGCAGTGGACGCGAACGCTGGGTCGGGTTGCGGTGGGGCAGGGCGAGAAGTCGAAGTTCGTCGAGGTGGCTCGCGGCACACGATTCCGCATCCGCTTCGATCGGCCGTTCCCCTACGAGCTCGATGGTGGGGCGCGCCCAGCGGTGAAGAAGCTGCGGATCAAGGTTCATCCGGCGTCGATCAAGATCTGTGTGCCCGCTGACGACGCCAACCCACCACCAGGGTGACGCCGGTGAACCAGGTCACCCCGAAGAACCACCCACCCAAGACGTCCGTGGGCCAGTGGACGCCGAGCCACACCCTGGAGAAGCCGACTGCTGCGGCGTAGACGGCAGCAGTCGCCCAGAGCAGTCGACGCGGCCACCCCGCGGGCAGGCGGTCGGCCAGAGCCCAGGCGCAGAAGGTGGCGAAGATCGTCGCAACCGTGGTGTGGCCGGACGGGAACGACGGGCCCCCAGCCGCGCCGGCCCAGTCCGCCATCGAAGGCCGCGCTCGCCCGACCACGGCGTTGACGCGCAGTCCCAAGAAGACCCCGAGGCCGGCCGCACCCGAGAGCAGCACCCCAGCCCGGATCCGTCGCGCGTAGCTGCTGCCTGCCTTCAGCGCGGTCGCCCCGACGACGACCAGCGCCGGGATGGCGAAAGCAGTGACGCCACCCCAGGTGACCGCTCGCGCGAGCACCAGACTGCCCGCACTGCGATGGGCGACCACCCAGCCGTGGACGGCACTGTCCACGGCAGCCGGCTGGGCACCCTGCACCGCGACCCAGACCGACAACGCGGCAAAGGTGGCTCCTGACGCCACGCAGGTCGCGACGAGGGCGACGGGCCACCGGCCCGCCCCCCAGAACGCGACCGGCGGCAGGTCGCGCAGGACAGCCACTTCTTCAGGTGGGCCAGGTGCCGTTGGCGACAGGACGTCCTCCGCTACCCCGATCGCCACCTCGGCTGTGCTCGCCGGCCCAGGGTCGGGGTTCCGTTGGTCGTTCGCAGGCTTAGCCGGAGTCACCGTTGCTCCTCTGTCGGGGCAGGAGCGTCGTGATCACGAGCAGCAGCCACAGCGCTCCGCCCAGGGCACCGACGATGACGTCGCTCGGGTAGTGCATCCCCCGGTAGAGACGTGAGAGGGCGACCACAACGGGGATGGCGAAGAGAACCCACGCCACGACCTTGATGGCCGTGCGGCGGCCGTAGACCCAGAGCAGCAGGACCGCCAGGGAGCCATACAGAGCGACTGCCGCGGCCGTGTGTCCGGACGGGAAGCTCGAAGTCGGTGGAGACGCGTCGAGCCGAGGCACGGGAGGTCGGGGACGGTGAACGGTCGCGGTCACCGCGAGGAACAGCAGCAGCTCCCCGCCGATCGCCACCCCGACGATCAGCGACTCGTACCACCGGCCGAGCCGCCAGCGGAGAAAGAGCATGGCGACAACGGTGACGATGATGGCGGTCTGGGTGTTCGCAACCCCGCTGCCGAAGGCGCTGACGGTGTTCCACGGGCCGCTGCGATGCGCAGCGAACCACTCGTCGACCCCCCGGTCGAGCTCGTTCAGGCGCCCGGACCCGAGGACGTGGGTCACGAGCAGTCCGAGGCCGGACAACAGCGCCCACAGTGCGATGAACCCGCCGCCCAGCCGAAGGGCGACCACCTTGCCGTCGCCTACTGGATGGGGCCGTTCGGGGCGGCTATCGTCGGGCATCGTCAGACTCGGCGGTAGCGGGCTTCGGCGAGCCCGTACACGCCGAAGGCGATCAGTCCTAGCCCGGCCAGACCCAGCAGCAGCCCGCCGAAGGGCCGGTCGCGCAAGGTCTTGAGCGCACCGTCGAGCCCGCTGGCCTTCGCGGCGTCGTAGGTCCAGGCCGCCGACACCACCAGGACACCCGTCAGGGCGAAGACGCACCCGCGCGCGATCGTGCCGACAGTGCCTAGGCGACGCACCGAGTCCCGGATCTTGCCGGTCAGCGCGTCCGCAGGGAAGTAACGCATGAACTTCTGCTTGGCG
This window harbors:
- a CDS encoding phospholipase D family protein; translated protein: MIPDSAPDPNPLEQAAPDHEASDLAIGHWFITADQRRNPETDLRVFTTGNRVQPLVDGRNYFRRLYAELSGTQAGDQVYFLDFRGDMDERLDGPGTEVGRVLADAAERGVAVFGLLWRSQPRWLKQSEEGNADFVRHISEHGGQVMLDARTRKAGSHHQKLVVIRHPARPQDDVAFVGGIDLGFSRNDDGSHAGDPQPMDEFPDAYGARPPWHDIQAEVRGPAVHDLEHTFRERWYGSSVLDIPSPIRQFYDRTYHASAMTGLPLPEPEPDGGARPDRQAVQVLRTYPARLRRYPFAPLGERSIAQAYRRAFQRAGRLVYLEDQYLWSSDVAGVIADALRRSPELRVIVVVPRYSDKGGRIDGMPTRVGREDAVRLCRRAGGSRFAMYDLENAGGDPVYVHAKVVVIDDVWAMIGSDNLNRRSWTHDSELSIAVLDEDRDEREPQDPAGLGDHARSFARALRLSLLNEHLDREGEVSDLLDPVSAFDAVAQSAAGLKQWHDGGQVGVRPPGRLLPATLDGVSSAQRLWAVPLYRALYDPDGRAWRDKLRRRT
- a CDS encoding low affinity iron permease family protein — translated: MSDRIGREHPRGSRAVHRLQEWSARTFATGLAAALSVCVLISATLTRRGDALLVWFEAVASGVTLVMVFVLQHTQTRQQVALQLKLDELLRALPEADSRLIRLESAPPAEMAVIADVEGTGRPGSS
- a CDS encoding phosphatase PAP2 family protein translates to MAVLRDLPPVAFWGAGRWPVALVATCVASGATFAALSVWVAVQGAQPAAVDSAVHGWVVAHRSAGSLVLARAVTWGGVTAFAIPALVVVGATALKAGSSYARRIRAGVLLSGAAGLGVFLGLRVNAVVGRARPSMADWAGAAGGPSFPSGHTTVATIFATFCAWALADRLPAGWPRRLLWATAAVYAAAVGFSRVWLGVHWPTDVLGGWFFGVTWFTGVTLVVGWRRQRAHRS
- a CDS encoding diacylglycerol kinase family protein; the protein is MTLVAVVAHSGKTLGGGLVELREVLAEQGYPDPLWFEVAKSSKAPKAARRAFAKGAEVVFVWGGDGSVQRCIDALAGSTAVIAILPAGTANLLATNLGVPKDLHEAVRIGLSGERRALDTGSVNGEHFAVMAGAGFDALMIKDADGGMKDRVGRVAYFWTGARNLSARRVKATIDVDGKRFFKGSASCVLVGNVSKILGGIEAFTGARPDDGLLELGVVTAKNPAQWTRTLGRVAVGQGEKSKFVEVARGTRFRIRFDRPFPYELDGGARPAVKKLRIKVHPASIKICVPADDANPPPG
- a CDS encoding phosphatase PAP2 family protein encodes the protein MVALRLGGGFIALWALLSGLGLLVTHVLGSGRLNELDRGVDEWFAAHRSGPWNTVSAFGSGVANTQTAIIVTVVAMLFLRWRLGRWYESLIVGVAIGGELLLFLAVTATVHRPRPPVPRLDASPPTSSFPSGHTAAAVALYGSLAVLLLWVYGRRTAIKVVAWVLFAIPVVVALSRLYRGMHYPSDVIVGALGGALWLLLVITTLLPRQRSNGDSG